A stretch of Campylobacter showae DNA encodes these proteins:
- a CDS encoding HP0729 family protein: MFNILILYNPYYQSDVIEQHLKILISKGKVAFGKIKSKRRDMINSHETELEQIYESLNLRNQSPKAPNLAPWSLEGDKYLQLFLTDYSNLFVAKVVAVTDEDMSEIAPEYYKEKRLDVEKWFIISDIRELVRNDFECVRDDYLANFTVSGHTYAVYGNAYVYPLIIKIKQETLYFEDEGKFYPDVYKSAEFLEIKRNLIRYCFGRSLINLMHPDSIENIISAEIEYLDNIANPLYDFSSVVVKYSKTMEQEIYAFVKVLMERLAKIKPSILNIPYEVQGTSFTVSDIFENKPNLGTYKFLFKNRLIQDALEGNLLQNYVTRTLPKVITELQDLRNETVHAKAPSHADVTKLRVKIIGVASESILAKVVKARAEAGRARYSS; this comes from the coding sequence GTGTTTAACATCCTCATACTCTACAACCCATACTACCAAAGCGACGTCATCGAGCAGCATCTTAAGATCCTAATTTCCAAAGGCAAAGTAGCCTTTGGCAAGATAAAAAGCAAGCGGCGAGATATGATAAACTCTCACGAAACCGAACTTGAGCAAATTTACGAGAGCTTAAATTTAAGAAATCAAAGCCCTAAAGCACCAAATCTGGCTCCTTGGAGCCTTGAGGGCGACAAATATCTACAACTATTCTTGACCGATTATTCAAATTTGTTCGTAGCAAAAGTTGTTGCCGTAACCGATGAAGATATGAGTGAGATAGCGCCTGAGTATTATAAAGAAAAAAGACTCGATGTAGAAAAGTGGTTTATCATAAGCGATATTAGAGAGCTAGTTAGAAACGACTTTGAGTGCGTTAGAGACGATTACTTGGCAAATTTTACCGTAAGCGGTCATACCTACGCAGTCTACGGCAACGCTTACGTTTATCCGCTAATCATAAAGATAAAGCAAGAGACGCTCTATTTTGAAGATGAGGGCAAATTTTATCCCGACGTGTATAAAAGCGCCGAGTTTTTAGAGATAAAACGAAATTTGATCCGTTACTGCTTCGGGCGAAGTTTAATAAATCTAATGCACCCGGATAGCATAGAAAATATCATCTCCGCCGAGATAGAATACCTTGATAATATAGCCAATCCGCTCTATGACTTTAGCTCCGTCGTGGTCAAATACTCAAAAACTATGGAGCAAGAGATTTACGCCTTCGTTAAAGTTCTCATGGAGCGACTCGCAAAGATAAAGCCGTCTATATTAAATATCCCATACGAAGTGCAAGGCACGAGCTTTACCGTAAGCGATATATTTGAAAATAAACCAAATTTAGGAACCTATAAATTTCTTTTCAAAAACCGACTTATCCAAGATGCACTTGAGGGGAATTTACTGCAAAACTACGTAACCAGAACTCTACCAAAGGTCATAACCGAGCTTCAGGACTTGCGAAACGAAACCGTCCATGCCAAGGCTCCTAGCCATGCTGACGTAACCAAGCTAAGGGTAAAGATAATAGGCGTGGCTAGCGAGAGCATACTAGCCAAAGTAGTCAAGGCTAGGGCAGAAGCAGGGAGGGCTAGATACTCATCTTGA
- a CDS encoding dynamin family protein, which yields MKIKQMLQHDIEQLEEYFKEYPDQDSTQKLDKIKSELKSQQYKIAVVANMSAGKSTFINALFGVDILPTSTKATTDCATYIFSKEGIQKRAVIYFSDGKETIEIKENLADEIKQYAKKDEDCEDDKYKNVEKIELYYPFKCIKADANDELEIIFIDTPGPNSNGTDYSQKHKDQTRNVLREANLALFLFDYGQAQANLTSDEQGLWHTVKAKCENDKNFKVLFILNKIDEAFDDNFMELKKVKDESELRRLKKEVWFKNEEQRMQEIKKAASNHGINDADVYPVSSIYGLLYRDESKGYDDKKKLRRFKEDYFEEIFDESEWESRLITYLGFNKLEKDINELIMTKFLNSFLQAIDNEVQSIYFEQREKLQRNIAVLQKPKEEAEQKVKEAQNFLEHDAKKLQSDLNEHLKTNKENTILKLEEAVHGQMQKTMLDKTDEIARKAMAFVMELMRGSDFESAKKIAKDPLIYGNVNLDEEERYESDKNEDDKFSKAIQDYTGELLEECKANYLDIKSEVEEICFDFRRFAVDKFAQTKDIFNQQLSKALDIKLDTANLSKLNLASITETKMSVPRSVLSSEYIPERTKTIAKTRFKFMQDWDIAKKLFGEKEKIIENEKHVIKLKGKELKNILDKTINNSIDNFLGQEVLQYECSIKKYAEDINSFFINFRQNKILEIDELKRDIKESVKKLEENQRKLTKLPNLDKETK from the coding sequence ATGAAAATAAAACAAATGCTGCAGCATGATATTGAGCAACTGGAGGAATATTTTAAAGAATATCCAGATCAAGATAGTACGCAAAAGCTCGACAAGATCAAATCAGAACTAAAATCTCAACAGTATAAAATAGCGGTAGTTGCAAATATGAGTGCCGGTAAATCGACTTTTATAAACGCTCTTTTTGGGGTCGATATTTTGCCGACTTCAACCAAGGCAACGACTGATTGCGCTACATATATATTTTCTAAAGAAGGTATTCAAAAAAGAGCGGTTATATATTTTTCAGACGGTAAGGAAACAATAGAGATAAAAGAGAATTTAGCCGACGAAATAAAGCAATATGCCAAAAAAGATGAAGATTGCGAGGATGATAAGTATAAAAACGTCGAGAAGATAGAGCTTTACTATCCTTTCAAATGTATAAAAGCGGATGCGAACGATGAACTTGAGATTATCTTTATAGATACGCCTGGACCAAATTCAAATGGGACCGATTACTCACAAAAACACAAAGACCAAACCAGAAACGTTTTAAGAGAAGCAAATTTGGCTCTATTTTTATTTGATTATGGGCAAGCTCAAGCAAATTTAACTAGCGATGAGCAAGGGCTTTGGCACACCGTAAAGGCAAAGTGTGAAAATGACAAAAATTTTAAAGTACTATTCATTCTAAATAAAATAGATGAGGCATTTGACGATAATTTTATGGAGCTTAAAAAAGTAAAAGATGAAAGTGAGCTTCGTAGGTTAAAAAAAGAGGTATGGTTTAAAAATGAAGAGCAGAGGATGCAAGAAATTAAGAAAGCCGCAAGTAATCACGGTATAAACGATGCCGATGTATATCCTGTTTCATCAATATATGGGCTTTTGTATAGAGATGAAAGCAAAGGCTATGACGATAAAAAGAAATTACGGCGATTCAAAGAAGATTACTTTGAAGAGATATTTGATGAAAGCGAGTGGGAAAGTAGGCTTATAACTTATCTTGGTTTTAATAAGCTTGAAAAAGATATCAATGAACTCATAATGACAAAGTTTTTAAATAGCTTTTTGCAAGCCATAGATAATGAAGTACAAAGTATTTACTTTGAGCAAAGAGAAAAACTACAAAGAAACATAGCTGTTTTACAAAAGCCAAAGGAAGAAGCGGAGCAAAAAGTAAAGGAAGCGCAAAATTTTTTGGAGCATGATGCTAAAAAGTTACAAAGCGACTTAAATGAACATCTTAAAACAAATAAAGAGAATACTATTTTAAAGCTAGAAGAAGCAGTACATGGCCAAATGCAAAAAACAATGCTGGATAAAACCGATGAGATAGCGAGAAAGGCGATGGCTTTTGTAATGGAACTAATGCGTGGCTCGGATTTCGAATCTGCAAAAAAGATAGCTAAAGATCCGCTAATATATGGCAATGTTAATTTGGATGAAGAAGAGAGATACGAAAGCGACAAAAATGAAGACGATAAATTTTCAAAAGCTATACAAGATTATACAGGTGAGCTTTTAGAGGAATGCAAAGCCAACTATCTTGATATTAAATCCGAAGTAGAGGAAATATGTTTTGACTTTAGGCGATTTGCTGTAGATAAATTTGCACAAACGAAAGATATATTCAATCAACAACTCTCAAAAGCTCTTGATATTAAACTAGATACTGCAAACCTATCGAAGTTAAATTTAGCTTCTATTACTGAAACAAAAATGAGCGTTCCTCGGTCTGTTTTATCTAGTGAGTACATTCCAGAAAGAACAAAAACTATAGCAAAGACTAGATTTAAATTTATGCAAGATTGGGACATAGCAAAAAAGCTATTTGGTGAAAAAGAAAAAATAATAGAAAATGAAAAGCACGTTATAAAACTAAAAGGTAAAGAGCTTAAAAATATACTTGATAAAACTATCAATAATAGTATAGATAATTTTTTGGGGCAAGAAGTTTTACAATACGAATGTAGCATAAAAAAATACGCAGAAGATATAAACTCTTTTTTTATTAATTTTAGGCAAAACAAGATTTTAGAGATCGATGAGCTTAAACGAGACATAAAAGAAAGTGTTAAAAAGCTAGAAGAAAATCAAAGAAAGCTAACAAAACTACCAAATCTAGATAAGGAGACAAAATGA